One stretch of Kwoniella pini CBS 10737 chromosome 3, complete sequence DNA includes these proteins:
- a CDS encoding YbgI/family dinuclear metal center protein, whose amino-acid sequence MGSPTVHITPLALIKRVWEKIAPLRLAETSWDNVGPMIEAPYPNPNHRQVLLTIDLTPSVAAEALALPSCSLIVSYHPPIFRGLKSLTLQDPLQNSLLKLSAKGISVFSPHTSLDATPNGINNWLIKPFLPMSSSNSTITNSTQIEGFEGAGMGRIVNLISPLNVHQAVRMIKDHLELEHVQLATPEIEKPISSIAVCAGSGASLFKGVEADLYLTGEMSHHEVLAAVHAGTSVILTNHTNTERPYLSQVLQGWLEKELNSEVDLHDDTPNGKWEVLVSKADRDPLRVV is encoded by the exons ATGGGAAGTCCGACCGTTCATATCACACCTTTAGCTTTGATCAAGCGAGTATGGGAGAAGATTGCTCCTTTGCGACTTGCCGAGACAAGTTGGGATAAT GTCGGACCTATGATTG AGGCTCCCTATCCTAATCCAAATCACCGACAAGTTCTACTTACAATAGA TCTCACTCCATCTGTAGCAGCAGAAGCACTTGCTCTACCATCATGCTCATTGATAGTCTCATATCATCCACCAATTTTTAGAGGTCTTAAATCTCTCACACTGCAAGACCCATTACAAAATAGCttattaaaattatcaGCTAAAGGCATCAGTGTTTTTTCCCCTCATACAAGTTTAGATGCTACTCCTAATGGTATCAATAATTG GCTTATTAAACCCTTTTTACCGATGTCGtcttctaattcaacaataaCTAATTCAACTCAAATAGAAGGTTTTGAAGGTGCTGGTATGGGTAGAATAGTCAATCTGATCTCTCCATTGAATGTTCATCAAGCAGTAAGGATGATTAAGGACcatttggaattggaaCACG TACAATTGGCTACtcctgaaattgaaaagcCTATATCAAGTATCGCTGTATGTGCAGGATCAGGTGCAAGTCTTTTTAAAGGTGTAGAAGCGGATCTTTACCTAACAGGAGAAATGTCTCAT CATGAAGTCTTAGCAGCTGTACATGCAGGAACTTCAGTCATTTTAACCAATCATACCAATACTGAACGTCCTTACCTCTCACAAGTTTTACAAGGGTGGTTAGAGAAAGAATTGAACAGTGAAGTTGATTTGCATGATGATACTCCTAATGGAAAGTGGGAAGTATTAGTTTCAAAGGCAGATAGAGATCCTTTAAGGGTGGTTTAG